A stretch of Limanda limanda chromosome 7, fLimLim1.1, whole genome shotgun sequence DNA encodes these proteins:
- the LOC133005485 gene encoding major histocompatibility complex class I-related gene protein-like produces MFSVLSLLLLAGAHSATARLHSLKYFETASSQVTNLPEYVYVGLVDDVPITHFDSNTKKAQHKQDWMLKATDAQYWERETQIALGSQQWYKVNMETLKERFNRTGGVHIFQRMDGCEWDDETGKVTGFRQYGYDGEDFISWDQETETWIAPTSQSVITKLKWDQNKALLAQMKNYYTVECPLWLKKYLEQGRSSLLRTDLPRISLLQKSPSSPVTCHATGFYPDSAMLFWRRDGEELHEDVYRGEVLPNHDGTFQMSAELKVPLDSPEDWRRYECVFQISGVEEDIVTKLDEDSVQSNREKPTPMTTIIIIIMAAVVALAGVGAVIGLIVSRRKKTQCTSLPVKDPGSSQPLRSGDGGSNSPSETSS; encoded by the exons ATGTTCTCTGTGCTTTCCCTGCTTCTACTGGCAGGAGCACACAGCGCGACGGCAA GGCTTCACTCTCTGAAGTATTTCGAGACTGCGTCGTCTCAAGTCACAAACCTTCCAGAGTATGTGTATGTTGGTTTGGTTGATGATGTTCCGATCACTCACTTtgacagcaacacaaagaaagcacaacacaaacaggactGGATGTTAAAGGCAACTGATGCACAGTACTGGGAGAGGGAGACTCAGATTGCTTTGGGTTCACAGCAGTGGTACAAAGTCAACATGGAAACCTTAAAGGAACGTTTCAACCGAACTGGag gtgttcACATTTTCCAGCGGATGGACGGATGTGAATGGGACGATGAGACTGGGAAAGTTACTGGTTTTCGTCAGTATGGTTATGATGGAGAAGATTTCATATCATGGGACCAGGAGACAGAGACGTGGATCGCTCCAACATCACAGAGTGTCATCACCAAACTGAAGTGGGATCAGAATAAAGCTCTACTCGCTCAGATGAAGAACTACTACACAGTGGAGTGTCCTCTCTGGCTGAAGAAGTATCTGGAGCAGGGGAGGAGCTCTCTGCTGAGAACAG aTCTTCCCAGgatctctctcctccagaagtctccctcctctccagtcACCTGCCACGCTACAGGTTTCTACCCCGACAGCGCCATGTTGTTCTGGAGGAGAGACGGGGAGGAGCTTCATGAGGACGTGTACCGTGGAGAGGTTCTCCCCAACCATGACGGGACCTTCCAGATGAGCGCTGAGCTGAAGGTTCCATTAGACTCCCCTGAGGACTGGAGGAGGTACGAGTGTGTGTTCCAGATCTCTGGTGTGGAGGAGGACATCGTCACCAAACTGGACGAAGACTCAGTCCAGTCCAACAGAG AGAAGCCCACCCCCAtgaccaccatcatcatcatcatcatggctGCAGTGGTCGCTCTCGCTGGCGTCGGCGCTGTCATCGGACTCATCGTGTCcaggaggaagaaaa ccCAGTGTACTTCACTTC CTGTGAAAGATCCAGGTTCCTCACAGCCGCTGAGATCAGGTGATGGAGGTTCTAATTCTCCAAGTGAGACGTCCTCCTGA